In Gopherus evgoodei ecotype Sinaloan lineage chromosome 21, rGopEvg1_v1.p, whole genome shotgun sequence, a single window of DNA contains:
- the LOC115638215 gene encoding olfactory receptor 14C36-like, with protein MSNETTLSKFLLEFSDIRELQILHFVMFLMIYLVGLMGNLLIITAVALDHHLHIPMYFFLVNLSILDLGSISVTIPKSMVNSLMHTKVISYPGCVTQVFLFVIFTSTDLALLTIMAYDRYVAICQPLHYESIMNRRACVQMAASAWITGIVYSALHTGNTFRLPFCQTNVIHQFFCEIPQLLKLACSDSYLSEIGLLAFGVFLSLNCFVFIILSYVQIFKAVLRIPSEQGQRKAFSTCLPHLIVVCLLLCTGFFEYMKPTSSSASNVDLMMGVLYSLVPPVMNPIIYSMRNTEIRAALKKLIVWRFITKN; from the coding sequence ATGTCCAACGAAACCACCTTGTCCAAGTTCCTTCTGGAATTCTCTGACAttcgggagctgcagattttacatTTTGTGATGTTCCTGATGATTTACCTGGTAGGCCTGATGGGAaatcttctcatcatcacagcTGTTGCCCTTGACCACCATCTTCAcatccccatgtacttcttcctcgtGAACCTATCCATCCTAGACCTTGGttccatctctgtcaccatccccaaatccatggtcAATTCCCTCATGCACACCAAGGTAATTTCTTATCCCGGATGTGTCACCCAAGTGTTTCTGTTTGTAATCTTCACTTCAACTGATCTTGCCTTACTCACCATCATGGCATATGACAGATAtgtcgccatctgccaaccactgcactacgAGAGCAtaatgaacaggagagcttgtgtccaaatggcagccagtgcctggattaCTGGTATTGTCTACTCTGCATTGCACACCGGGAACACTTTCAGGTTACCCTTCTGCCAGACAAATGTCATccaccagttcttctgtgaaatcccccagctacTCAAGCTCGCCTGTTCTGACTCATACCTCAGTGAAATTGGGCTTCTTGCCTTTGGTGTGTTTTTAAGTTTAAACTGCTTTGTCTTTATAATTCTGtcttatgttcagatcttcaaagcagtgctgagaatcccctctgagcagggccagcgtaaagccttctccacttgccttcctcacctcattgtggtctgTTTGTTACTTTGCACTGGCTTCTTTGAGTACatgaaacccacctccagctcagcATCAAATGTGGATCTCATGATGGGTGTTCTATATTCCCTGGTGCCTCCAGTGATGAATccgatcatctacagcatgagaaaCACGGAGATCAGAGCTGCATTAAAGAAACTGATTGTTTGGAGGTTTATTACCAAGAATTAA